The Pseudomonas parafulva genome includes a window with the following:
- a CDS encoding ABC transporter substrate-binding protein, producing MLLSKRVTAVLSASLLTLACQATQAAESLNFVSWGGTTQDAQKQAWAAPFSKATGIKVVQDGPTDYGKLKAMVESGNVQWDVVDVEADFALRAASEGLLEPLDFSQIQRDKIDPRFVSDHGVGSFFFSFVLGYNEGKLGASKPTDWTALFDTKTYPGKRALYKWPSPGVLELALLADGVAPDKLYPLDLDRAFKKLDTIKQDIVWWGGGAQSQQLLASGEASLGQFWNGRVYALQQDGAPIGVSWKQNLVMADFLVVPKGAKNKDAAMKFLANASSAEGQAEFANKTAYAPVNTDSVAKLDKDLAPNLPTAYAQDQVTLDFAYWAKNGQAIAARWNEWLVK from the coding sequence ATGCTGTTGAGCAAACGTGTAACCGCAGTGCTGTCGGCCAGCCTCCTGACACTGGCCTGCCAGGCCACTCAGGCGGCTGAAAGCCTGAACTTTGTAAGCTGGGGCGGAACGACCCAGGATGCTCAGAAGCAAGCGTGGGCAGCCCCGTTCAGTAAGGCCACCGGCATCAAGGTGGTGCAGGACGGCCCGACCGACTACGGCAAGCTCAAGGCGATGGTCGAAAGCGGCAACGTGCAGTGGGACGTGGTCGACGTCGAGGCTGACTTCGCCCTGCGCGCCGCCAGCGAAGGCCTGCTCGAGCCCCTGGACTTTTCCCAGATCCAGCGCGACAAGATCGACCCGCGCTTCGTTTCCGATCATGGCGTGGGTTCGTTCTTCTTCTCCTTCGTGCTCGGCTACAACGAAGGCAAGCTCGGTGCCAGCAAGCCAACCGACTGGACCGCACTGTTCGACACCAAGACCTACCCCGGCAAGCGCGCCCTCTACAAATGGCCAAGCCCAGGCGTACTGGAACTGGCGCTGCTGGCCGATGGCGTGGCGCCCGACAAGCTCTACCCGCTGGACCTGGATCGCGCCTTCAAGAAGCTCGACACCATCAAGCAAGACATCGTCTGGTGGGGCGGCGGCGCGCAGTCGCAACAACTGCTGGCCTCGGGTGAAGCCTCCCTCGGCCAGTTCTGGAATGGCCGCGTCTACGCCCTGCAGCAAGACGGCGCCCCTATAGGGGTGAGCTGGAAGCAGAACCTGGTCATGGCCGATTTCCTGGTCGTTCCCAAAGGCGCCAAGAACAAGGATGCGGCGATGAAGTTCCTGGCCAACGCCAGCAGCGCCGAAGGTCAAGCCGAATTCGCCAACAAGACGGCCTACGCCCCGGTCAACACCGACAGCGTCGCCAAGCTGGACAAGGACCTGGCTCCGAACCTGCCGACCGCCTATGCGCAGGATCAGGTCACCCTGGACTTTGCCTACTGGGCCAAGAACGGCCAGGCCATCGCGGCCCGCTGGAATGAGTGGCTGGTCAAATGA
- a CDS encoding TerC family protein encodes MTALHTFLTTPFLGTSAWLWLVFVAIVVGLLVLDLGVLHRHDREIEMRESLLLYSGYFGVGVLFGVGVWYYLGAQPALEFYTGFLVEQSLSMDNVFVMAMIFSYFAVPRRYQHRVLFWGILGVVVLRAIMIGVGAALVQNFAWVLYLFGAFLLFTGVKMALSREDSQPDLANNPILKFVRRHMRVTDQIHGSKFFVHVTPSGESNAVRHATPLFLALVLIELADLVFAVDSVPAIFAITQDPFIVYTSNIFAILGLRSLYFALSALMHRFVYLKYALALVLIFIGCKIFYHGMVGKVPALLSLGVTFGLLLGGVLVSLIKTRGQAKAPVTELDQAIETTRHKEY; translated from the coding sequence ATGACAGCTCTGCACACCTTTCTCACAACACCTTTTCTCGGCACCAGCGCTTGGCTGTGGCTGGTTTTTGTCGCCATCGTCGTCGGCTTGCTGGTGCTCGACCTGGGCGTGCTGCATCGCCATGACCGCGAAATCGAAATGCGCGAAAGCCTGCTGCTGTATTCAGGCTACTTCGGCGTCGGCGTGCTGTTCGGCGTCGGTGTTTGGTACTACCTGGGCGCGCAACCGGCACTGGAGTTCTATACGGGGTTTCTCGTCGAGCAGTCGTTGTCGATGGATAACGTCTTCGTGATGGCGATGATCTTCAGCTATTTCGCCGTTCCCCGACGCTATCAGCACCGCGTGTTGTTCTGGGGGATTCTCGGCGTGGTGGTGTTGCGCGCGATCATGATTGGCGTCGGCGCGGCCTTGGTGCAGAACTTTGCCTGGGTACTTTATCTCTTCGGCGCCTTCCTGCTTTTTACCGGCGTGAAAATGGCGCTATCCAGGGAAGACAGTCAGCCGGACCTGGCCAACAATCCGATTCTGAAGTTTGTAAGGCGGCACATGCGGGTAACCGATCAAATCCACGGCTCGAAGTTTTTCGTGCACGTTACGCCCAGTGGGGAAAGCAATGCCGTGCGCCACGCTACGCCGCTGTTTCTTGCGCTTGTTTTGATTGAACTGGCTGACCTCGTATTTGCCGTGGACAGCGTCCCGGCGATATTCGCCATCACCCAGGACCCTTTCATCGTCTACACATCCAATATCTTTGCCATCTTGGGCCTGCGTTCACTGTACTTTGCCTTGTCGGCACTGATGCACCGTTTCGTGTACTTGAAGTATGCGCTGGCGCTCGTGCTGATCTTCATCGGCTGCAAGATCTTCTACCACGGCATGGTGGGCAAGGTGCCCGCCCTATTGTCGCTGGGCGTCACGTTCGGGCTGTTGCTGGGCGGTGTGCTGGTGTCGCTGATAAAAACCCGCGGTCAAGCCAAGGCCCCGGTTACTGAGCTGGATCAAGCGATTGAAACCACTCGGCATAAGGAGTATTGA
- a CDS encoding ABC transporter permease, producing MKVAINALHNAQGAPSGTGAPGARPRRASLSQRWKGSRNLLPALLFLGLFFFAPLVGLLLRGVLEPTPGLGNYEQLFANSAYARVLFNTFSVAGLVTLISVLLGFPLAWVITLVPKGWGRWLLNIVLLSMWTSLLARTYSWLVLLQSSGVINKMLMAMGIIDSPLEMVHNLTGVVIGMSYIMIPFIVLPLQATMHAIDPMVLQAGSVCGASPWTNFWKVFLPLCRSGLFSGALMVFVMSLGYYVTPALLGGAQNMMLPEFIIQQVQSFLNWGLASAAAALLVVITLVLFYLYLKLQPESPVGTAR from the coding sequence ATGAAAGTCGCGATCAATGCCCTGCATAACGCCCAAGGTGCCCCTTCGGGCACCGGTGCTCCCGGAGCCAGGCCACGGCGCGCCTCCCTGAGCCAGCGCTGGAAGGGCAGCCGCAACCTGCTGCCAGCCTTGCTGTTCCTGGGCCTGTTTTTCTTCGCACCGTTGGTTGGCCTGTTACTGCGCGGCGTGCTCGAGCCTACGCCTGGTCTTGGCAACTATGAACAGCTGTTCGCCAACTCGGCCTATGCCCGGGTGTTGTTCAACACCTTTTCGGTGGCAGGGCTGGTCACGCTGATCAGCGTACTGCTGGGCTTTCCGCTGGCCTGGGTGATCACGCTGGTACCCAAGGGCTGGGGCCGGTGGCTGCTTAACATCGTCCTGCTGTCGATGTGGACCAGCCTGCTGGCGCGCACCTACTCCTGGCTGGTGCTGCTGCAAAGCTCGGGGGTCATCAACAAAATGCTGATGGCAATGGGCATCATCGACAGCCCACTTGAGATGGTGCACAACCTCACAGGCGTGGTGATCGGCATGAGCTACATCATGATCCCGTTCATCGTGCTACCGCTGCAGGCAACCATGCATGCCATCGACCCGATGGTGCTGCAGGCAGGCTCGGTGTGCGGTGCCAGCCCGTGGACCAACTTCTGGAAGGTGTTCTTGCCGCTGTGCCGGTCGGGGCTGTTCTCCGGGGCGTTGATGGTGTTCGTCATGTCGCTGGGGTACTACGTCACCCCGGCGTTGCTGGGCGGGGCGCAGAACATGATGCTGCCTGAATTCATCATCCAGCAGGTGCAGTCGTTCCTCAATTGGGGCCTGGCCAGCGCGGCGGCTGCCTTGTTGGTGGTCATCACCCTGGTGCTGTTCTACCTGTACCTGAAGCTGCAGCCGGAATCCCCGGTTGGCACTGCGAGGTAA
- a CDS encoding substrate-binding domain-containing protein, producing the protein MARLLVFLLTVLPMMAWAEPVHLRIQGSNTLGSALLPALVRAQLRAEHATQVQVHSGKADNESVIAATRADGVDIQVDIAAHGSSTGFDALARGEADLIAASRPISDSEARQLQAFGDLRSPAAEHVIGLDGVAILVNPANPLSELSLDQIAQVFSGQVRRWEQLGVAGGDIHLYARDERSGTFETFRSRVLAPKQVNLAPTARRFEAGDRLAAQVAVDRQAIGFTGLSTLHGTKVLAVADGTAAALLPERALVASEVYPLSRRLFLYLPTPPSPQAAALIDFIQSPAGQAIVAEQGFVSQQIVAQRVAPVANMPAQYRALAEHAQRLSVNLRFQPGSAALDSKATQDVQRVIEYLNQAGKPHRKAVLVGFGDPKDTPGRAALLSRLRGEAVRQALARGGIEVLEVAGLGDQMPVAGNEMEQGRLRNRRVEVWVY; encoded by the coding sequence ATGGCCCGCCTGCTCGTCTTCCTGTTGACCGTGCTGCCGATGATGGCCTGGGCCGAGCCCGTGCACCTGCGCATCCAAGGCTCCAACACCCTGGGCAGTGCCCTGCTACCGGCGTTGGTACGGGCGCAGCTGCGTGCCGAGCACGCTACCCAGGTGCAAGTCCACAGCGGTAAGGCGGACAACGAGTCAGTGATCGCGGCGACCCGCGCTGACGGTGTAGACATTCAGGTCGATATCGCGGCGCATGGCTCAAGCACGGGCTTTGATGCCTTGGCTCGGGGCGAGGCTGACCTGATCGCCGCCTCTCGCCCGATCAGTGACAGCGAAGCACGGCAGCTGCAGGCATTTGGCGACTTGCGCTCCCCTGCAGCTGAACATGTCATCGGGCTGGACGGTGTCGCCATCCTCGTCAATCCCGCCAACCCCTTGTCTGAGTTGTCCCTGGATCAAATTGCGCAGGTTTTCAGCGGGCAGGTACGGCGCTGGGAGCAACTCGGGGTGGCCGGTGGCGACATCCACCTGTACGCCAGGGACGAGCGCTCCGGGACGTTCGAAACGTTCAGGTCACGGGTCCTGGCGCCTAAGCAGGTCAACCTGGCGCCGACAGCCAGGCGTTTTGAAGCCGGCGATCGTCTGGCCGCCCAAGTAGCAGTCGATCGCCAGGCCATCGGGTTTACCGGGCTTTCGACCCTCCACGGGACCAAGGTACTGGCAGTGGCCGATGGCACCGCTGCGGCGCTGCTGCCCGAACGCGCCTTGGTGGCCAGTGAGGTCTATCCGCTGTCACGCCGCCTGTTCCTGTATCTGCCCACTCCCCCAAGCCCTCAGGCCGCTGCATTGATCGACTTCATCCAGAGCCCCGCCGGTCAGGCCATCGTGGCCGAGCAAGGCTTTGTGTCACAGCAGATCGTGGCCCAGCGCGTGGCGCCTGTTGCGAACATGCCTGCCCAGTATCGGGCGCTGGCAGAGCACGCTCAGCGGTTGAGCGTGAACTTGCGCTTTCAACCGGGCAGTGCCGCCCTGGACAGCAAGGCTACCCAGGATGTGCAGCGGGTCATCGAGTACCTGAACCAGGCCGGCAAGCCGCATCGCAAGGCCGTACTGGTGGGCTTCGGCGACCCCAAGGACACACCGGGGCGCGCTGCCCTGCTCTCGCGCCTGCGCGGCGAGGCGGTACGCCAGGCACTGGCGCGCGGGGGTATCGAGGTGCTGGAAGTGGCGGGGTTAGGTGACCAGATGCCGGTGGCGGGTAACGAGATGGAGCAGGGCCGCTTGCGCAACCGTCGCGTCGAGGTCTGGGTCTATTGA
- the ribBA gene encoding bifunctional 3,4-dihydroxy-2-butanone-4-phosphate synthase/GTP cyclohydrolase II has protein sequence MPFNTIDEILQDYRQGKMVLLVDDEDRENEGDLLIAAQYCDAQAINFMAKQARGLICLTLTDEHCQRLGLEQMVPANGSMFSTAFTVSIEAATGVTTGISAADRARTVAAAMAADACPEDLVQPGHIFPLRAREGGVLTRAGHTEAGCDLARLAGLSPASVIVEVLNDDGTMARRPELEAFAARHGIKIGTIADLIHYRLSTEQTIKRIGERELPTVHGTFRLVTYEDRIDGGVHMAMVMGQLRRETPTLVRVHVIDPLRDLVGAEWAGPANWTLWAALQKVAEQGTGVVVILANHESSQALLERVPHLTQPQRPYQRGQSKVYSEVGTGAQILQDLGVGKLRHLGPPLKYAGLAGYELEVVQNIPFEPMTG, from the coding sequence ATGCCTTTCAATACCATCGATGAAATTCTCCAGGATTATCGGCAAGGCAAGATGGTCTTGCTGGTGGACGACGAAGATCGGGAGAACGAAGGCGACCTGCTGATCGCCGCCCAATACTGCGACGCGCAAGCCATTAATTTCATGGCCAAGCAAGCCCGTGGCCTGATCTGCCTGACGCTGACGGATGAGCATTGCCAGCGCCTAGGCCTGGAACAGATGGTTCCGGCCAACGGCAGCATGTTCAGCACCGCCTTCACCGTCTCGATCGAGGCTGCGACCGGTGTCACCACGGGCATTTCCGCCGCCGATCGCGCACGCACCGTGGCAGCTGCCATGGCCGCTGACGCTTGCCCGGAGGACCTGGTACAGCCTGGGCATATTTTCCCGTTGCGCGCTCGCGAAGGCGGTGTCCTTACCCGTGCAGGGCACACAGAGGCCGGCTGCGACCTGGCCCGCCTGGCAGGCTTGAGCCCGGCGTCGGTCATTGTCGAGGTGCTCAACGACGACGGCACCATGGCACGTCGGCCTGAACTTGAGGCCTTTGCGGCCCGCCACGGCATCAAGATCGGCACCATTGCCGACCTCATCCATTACCGGCTGAGCACTGAGCAGACCATCAAGCGTATCGGAGAGCGTGAGCTGCCCACGGTGCATGGCACCTTCCGCCTGGTCACCTATGAAGACCGTATCGACGGCGGCGTGCACATGGCCATGGTCATGGGCCAATTGCGCCGTGAAACGCCTACGCTGGTGAGGGTGCACGTGATCGATCCGCTACGCGACCTGGTCGGCGCCGAGTGGGCGGGCCCGGCCAACTGGACGTTGTGGGCGGCATTGCAGAAAGTGGCTGAGCAAGGAACAGGCGTGGTCGTGATCCTGGCCAACCACGAATCCTCCCAGGCGCTGCTCGAGCGTGTGCCCCACTTGACCCAACCCCAGCGCCCCTACCAGCGCGGGCAGTCGAAGGTGTACTCGGAGGTCGGCACCGGTGCGCAGATTCTTCAAGACCTGGGCGTGGGCAAGCTTCGCCACCTGGGTCCGCCCTTGAAATATGCAGGCTTGGCGGGCTACGAACTGGAAGTGGTGCAAAACATACCCTTCGAGCCAATGACCGGCTGA
- a CDS encoding ABC transporter ATP-binding protein produces the protein MSAVIQDNARGKALVSLRGLNKHYGDFTAVDNLDLDIQEGEFLTFLGSSGSGKSTTLSMLAGFETPSSGQILVEGQSLVNVPPHKRDIGMVFQRYSLFPHLNVRDNIGFPLAIRKLGTVETRKRVDAMLKLVQLEPFAHRKPSQMSGGQQQRVAIARALVYEPRILLMDEPLGALDKKLREDLQDELRQLHRRLGITIVYVTHDQEEAMRLSQRIAIFSHGKIVGLGSGYDLYQNPPNAFVASFLGNSNFLRIKANSNGAGSFEGQSVAIRLTPGLGQDQDALIMVRPEKALALTAQQAAEQPLPAGWNEVSAKVGEVLFLGESQTCHVVTAGGTSLTVKALSAAGMPMQPGDTVKVRWAVADACIYTQWAESDLSKSAGAH, from the coding sequence ATGAGTGCAGTGATCCAAGACAACGCGCGTGGCAAGGCTCTGGTCAGCCTGCGCGGCCTGAACAAGCATTACGGCGACTTCACCGCCGTGGACAACCTGGACCTGGATATTCAGGAAGGCGAATTTCTGACCTTCCTGGGTTCGAGCGGCTCCGGCAAGTCCACCACCTTGTCGATGCTGGCTGGCTTCGAGACTCCCAGCAGCGGCCAGATACTCGTTGAGGGCCAGTCGCTGGTCAACGTGCCGCCGCACAAGCGCGACATCGGCATGGTGTTTCAGCGCTATTCGCTGTTTCCGCACCTGAACGTGCGCGACAACATTGGCTTCCCCCTGGCCATTCGCAAGCTGGGTACGGTTGAAACACGCAAGCGTGTCGATGCCATGCTCAAGCTGGTGCAACTGGAGCCTTTCGCTCACCGCAAGCCCTCGCAGATGTCCGGCGGACAACAGCAACGCGTGGCCATTGCCAGGGCGCTGGTCTACGAGCCGCGTATCCTGCTGATGGACGAGCCGCTGGGTGCCCTGGACAAGAAGTTGCGTGAAGACCTACAGGATGAACTGCGCCAGTTGCACCGGCGTCTTGGCATTACCATCGTCTACGTCACCCATGATCAGGAAGAGGCCATGCGCCTGTCCCAGCGCATCGCGATCTTCAGCCATGGCAAAATCGTGGGCCTTGGCAGTGGCTACGACCTTTACCAGAACCCGCCCAACGCGTTTGTAGCCTCGTTCCTGGGCAACTCCAACTTCCTGCGCATCAAGGCCAACAGCAATGGCGCAGGCAGCTTCGAAGGCCAAAGCGTCGCCATTCGCCTGACCCCAGGCCTGGGCCAAGATCAGGATGCCCTGATCATGGTGCGGCCTGAGAAAGCCCTTGCCCTGACTGCACAGCAAGCTGCCGAGCAACCGTTGCCTGCCGGCTGGAACGAAGTCAGCGCCAAGGTCGGCGAGGTGTTGTTCCTCGGTGAAAGCCAAACCTGTCATGTGGTCACCGCAGGCGGTACCTCGTTGACGGTCAAGGCTTTGTCGGCGGCAGGCATGCCGATGCAGCCGGGCGACACCGTCAAGGTACGCTGGGCGGTGGCCGATGCGTGTATCTATACCCAGTGGGCAGAAAGTGACCTGAGCAAATCGGCCGGCGCTCACTGA
- a CDS encoding histone-like nucleoid-structuring protein, MvaT/MvaU family: MSRLAEFRQLEQKLAAQLAELEAMKGSPELQKEIEFETKLRNLLAKYEYSLRDIVNLLDPKNGQRPAAPAAAQKAPRRARQVKQYKNPHTGEVIETKGGNHTKLKAWKAEHGADEVENWLAK; encoded by the coding sequence ATGTCTCGTCTTGCAGAGTTTCGTCAACTGGAACAGAAATTGGCTGCCCAACTTGCAGAGCTGGAAGCCATGAAAGGTAGCCCTGAGCTGCAAAAAGAAATCGAGTTTGAAACCAAACTGCGAAATCTGCTGGCCAAGTACGAATACAGTTTGCGCGATATCGTCAACCTGCTCGACCCGAAAAACGGTCAACGGCCCGCTGCGCCTGCTGCGGCCCAGAAAGCGCCACGTCGTGCTCGGCAGGTCAAGCAGTACAAGAACCCACACACCGGTGAAGTCATTGAGACCAAAGGTGGCAATCACACCAAGCTCAAGGCATGGAAGGCCGAACACGGCGCTGATGAAGTGGAAAACTGGCTGGCCAAGTAA
- a CDS encoding ABC transporter permease, translating to MLLSPNAMGRPLRTGLYLTTGVIAAFLLLPVVFIVLLSFGSSQWLVFPPPGWTFKWYGQFFSNPEWMDAALASLKVAVLTTVAAVLLGLPTAFALVRGRFPGRELLYGLFTMPMIVPLVIIAVAVYALFLKLGYTGTLFAFVVSHVIVALPFTIISIINSLKLFDQSIEDAAVICGASRLQAIFKVTFPAIRPGMIAGGLFAFLVSWDEVVLSVMMASPDLQTLPVKMWTTLRQDLSPVIAVASTLLIGLSLLVMFLAAALRRRAETNA from the coding sequence ATGCTCTTGTCTCCCAATGCCATGGGCCGGCCGCTTCGCACCGGCCTGTACCTGACCACCGGTGTAATTGCCGCCTTCCTCTTGCTGCCGGTGGTCTTCATCGTGCTGCTGTCGTTCGGTTCGTCCCAATGGCTGGTGTTTCCACCGCCCGGCTGGACGTTCAAATGGTACGGGCAGTTCTTTTCCAACCCTGAGTGGATGGACGCAGCCCTGGCCAGCCTCAAAGTCGCCGTGCTCACCACCGTTGCGGCAGTGCTGCTGGGCCTGCCCACGGCCTTCGCCCTGGTGCGCGGGCGCTTCCCGGGGCGCGAGCTGCTGTACGGCCTGTTCACCATGCCGATGATCGTGCCCCTGGTGATCATCGCCGTAGCGGTGTACGCCCTGTTCCTCAAGCTGGGCTACACCGGGACCTTGTTCGCCTTCGTGGTGAGCCACGTGATCGTCGCCCTGCCCTTCACCATCATCTCCATCATCAATTCCCTGAAGCTGTTCGACCAGTCGATCGAGGACGCCGCCGTCATCTGCGGTGCCTCGCGCCTGCAGGCCATCTTCAAGGTGACCTTCCCGGCCATCCGGCCTGGGATGATCGCCGGCGGGTTGTTCGCGTTTCTGGTGTCCTGGGATGAAGTGGTGCTGAGCGTGATGATGGCCAGCCCCGACCTGCAGACACTGCCGGTAAAAATGTGGACCACCCTGCGCCAGGACCTCAGCCCGGTGATCGCCGTGGCATCGACCTTGCTGATCGGTCTGTCGCTGCTTGTGATGTTCCTTGCCGCCGCCCTGCGCCGGCGTGCCGAAACCAACGCCTGA